A genomic segment from Streptomyces sp. TLI_235 encodes:
- a CDS encoding serine phosphatase RsbU (regulator of sigma subunit): MNEMDDRRFPFLDGVAGALVDGSGTIVGCTSAVEDLLALPARALVGRPLRDLLAEPDGWRSPDDSGAGWDGTVTVRTGDGRPLNLDVRVLTLHGGNPADPAATRQVVLGAKSSTVARWRQDQAFTRELFLQDRFGLAVFDTDLQIVRTNTHLLPYSGVPPTLTGLKLADFLQPEDAVSLEAHLRHVLETGQPLVLAEGLARTVVDPRSGRMMAISAFRLQDHEGAVIGLTVLFTDITEQHRSRQRLALLHRVTAAAGSSLSVTDTAEDLAKALVPALADVAVVDIAAAVFTGDEPAPDPTGRLLLRRTAVAGPPESAPATGDTVLVRADGTPDRGTAAEAAHDWEITAPLAARGIVLGQVTSRRDRWKDRYEEGDRLLLAEIAARAALAVDNARRYTREHRAAVGLQRSLLPPAVRTVAAVSTASVYLPTDSAGGVGGDWFDVIPLSSARVALVVGDVAGHGLQATATMGRLRTAVRTLADLDLEPDELLVHLDDLVSQLLFEGDFTGDAEDFEDADHAGPVVPADSDRAGRRQRPEPDSVGATCLYAVYDPVTRACTVASAGHPPPAVAAPDGTAHFLPVTPGPPLGVGGLPFEATESLLDPGSVLALYTDGLIERGEGDIDEGMAEIQRRLAVVAREDRPLREAALQLVAGLPPTRLRDDVTLLLARTRAVPAESTAAWSVEPDPAAVAQVRADATARLAAWGLDDLAFTTELVLSELVTNAIRYAGGPVGVRLIRADTLTCEVSDGSSTQPRMRRARLTDEGGRGLYLVAQLTDRWGSRYTSAGKTIWTEQELPSGS, translated from the coding sequence GTGAACGAGATGGACGACCGCCGCTTCCCGTTCCTCGACGGCGTCGCCGGGGCGCTGGTCGACGGCAGCGGCACGATCGTCGGCTGCACCAGCGCCGTCGAGGACCTGCTCGCCCTGCCCGCCCGGGCCCTCGTCGGGCGCCCGCTACGCGACCTCCTCGCCGAGCCGGACGGCTGGCGCAGCCCCGACGACAGCGGCGCGGGCTGGGACGGCACGGTCACCGTCCGCACCGGCGACGGCCGCCCGCTCAACCTCGACGTCCGCGTCCTCACCCTGCACGGCGGCAACCCCGCCGACCCGGCCGCCACCCGGCAGGTCGTCCTCGGCGCCAAGTCCTCCACCGTCGCCCGGTGGCGCCAGGACCAGGCCTTCACCCGCGAACTCTTCCTCCAGGACCGCTTCGGCCTCGCCGTCTTCGACACCGACCTGCAGATCGTCCGCACCAACACCCACCTGCTGCCCTACAGCGGTGTGCCGCCCACCCTCACCGGCCTCAAACTCGCCGACTTCCTCCAGCCCGAGGACGCCGTCAGCCTGGAGGCCCACCTCCGGCACGTCCTGGAGACCGGCCAGCCACTGGTCCTCGCCGAAGGGCTGGCCCGCACCGTCGTCGACCCCCGCAGCGGCCGGATGATGGCCATCTCCGCCTTTCGCCTGCAGGACCACGAAGGCGCGGTCATCGGCCTCACCGTGCTGTTCACCGACATCACCGAACAGCACCGCTCCCGGCAGCGCCTCGCCCTGCTGCACCGGGTCACCGCCGCCGCCGGCAGCTCGCTCTCCGTGACCGACACCGCCGAGGACCTCGCCAAGGCGCTCGTCCCCGCCCTCGCCGACGTGGCCGTGGTCGACATCGCCGCCGCCGTCTTCACCGGCGACGAACCCGCCCCCGACCCCACCGGCCGCCTGCTGCTGCGCCGCACCGCCGTGGCCGGCCCGCCCGAGTCCGCGCCCGCCACCGGCGACACCGTCCTCGTCCGGGCCGACGGCACCCCCGACCGCGGCACCGCCGCCGAGGCCGCGCACGACTGGGAGATCACCGCGCCGCTGGCGGCCCGCGGCATCGTGCTCGGCCAGGTCACCAGCCGCCGCGACCGCTGGAAAGACCGCTACGAGGAGGGCGACCGGCTGCTGCTCGCCGAGATCGCCGCCCGCGCCGCCCTCGCCGTCGACAACGCCCGCCGCTACACCCGCGAGCACCGCGCCGCCGTCGGCCTCCAGCGCAGCCTGCTGCCGCCCGCCGTCCGCACCGTCGCCGCGGTCTCGACCGCCAGCGTCTACCTGCCCACCGACAGCGCCGGCGGGGTGGGCGGCGACTGGTTCGACGTCATCCCGCTCTCCTCCGCCCGGGTCGCCCTGGTCGTCGGCGACGTCGCCGGTCACGGCCTGCAGGCCACCGCGACCATGGGCCGGCTGCGCACCGCCGTCCGCACCCTCGCCGACCTCGACCTCGAACCCGACGAACTGCTCGTCCACCTCGACGACCTGGTCTCCCAGCTCCTCTTCGAGGGGGACTTCACCGGCGACGCCGAGGACTTCGAGGACGCCGACCACGCGGGCCCGGTGGTCCCGGCCGACTCCGACCGCGCCGGACGGCGGCAGCGGCCCGAACCCGACTCCGTCGGCGCGACCTGCCTGTACGCCGTCTACGACCCCGTCACCCGGGCGTGCACCGTCGCCAGCGCCGGCCACCCACCGCCCGCCGTCGCCGCCCCCGACGGCACCGCGCACTTCCTGCCCGTCACCCCCGGCCCGCCGCTCGGCGTCGGCGGCCTGCCCTTCGAGGCCACCGAGAGCCTCCTCGACCCCGGCAGCGTCCTCGCGCTCTACACCGACGGCCTGATCGAACGCGGCGAGGGCGACATCGACGAGGGCATGGCCGAGATCCAGCGGCGGCTGGCCGTGGTCGCCCGCGAGGACCGCCCGCTGCGCGAAGCGGCCCTGCAACTCGTCGCCGGGCTCCCACCGACCCGGCTGCGCGACGACGTCACCCTGCTGCTCGCCCGCACCCGGGCCGTACCCGCCGAGTCCACCGCCGCCTGGTCCGTCGAACCCGACCCGGCCGCGGTCGCGCAGGTCCGCGCCGACGCCACCGCCCGGCTCGCCGCCTGGGGCCTGGACGACCTCGCCTTCACCACCGAACTCGTGCTCAGCGAACTGGTCACCAACGCCATCCGCTACGCCGGCGGACCGGTCGGCGTCCGGCTGATCCGCGCCGACACCCTGACCTGCGAGGTGTCCGACGGCAGCAGCACCCAGCCGCGGATGCGCCGCGCCCGGCTCACCGACGAGGGCGGCCGCGGCCTCTACCTGGTCGCCCAGCTGACCGACCGCTGGGGCAGCCGCTACACCTCCGCCGGCAAGACCATCTGGACGGAACAGGAACTGCCGTCCGGCTCCTGA
- a CDS encoding chitinase translates to MIRTLVRTLATVAALPATAAALLMAGGTPAAAAANPGPGFPAHFAAPYLETWNSPSVMADVRSATGLKYFTLAFVISDGSCNATFHGNTNIADASWQSAVNGLRSAGGDVIASFGGAAGTELGQACTSVSALQAQYKRVVDTLNLARIDLDIEGSALNDTAANDRRNQALAALQQQYAAAGKRLAVNYTLPVSPSGLESNSISLLNNAKSRGLDVNMVNIMTMDYGPAMDMGQAAINAANGLHTQLGQIWTGRTSDQLWAMEGNTPMIGVNDTTAEVFTTGNAAALESFAASHGIQQLAFWAIGRDKACATNGTLSDSCSGTPQSPYQFTRTFDALTGGTTPPPTGRTGRITGYGGKCVDVAAANSANGTAIQLYDCNGTTAQTWTVGTDGTIRALGKCMDVTAAGTANGTQVQLYDCNGTGAQQWQARADRTLVNPASGRCLDTTGPSSANGTRLQIWDCFAGANQQWTLPA, encoded by the coding sequence TTGATCCGCACCCTTGTCCGCACCCTGGCGACGGTGGCCGCGCTCCCCGCGACGGCCGCAGCCCTGCTGATGGCCGGCGGCACGCCGGCCGCCGCCGCGGCCAACCCGGGCCCCGGCTTCCCGGCCCACTTCGCCGCGCCCTACCTGGAGACCTGGAACTCGCCCTCGGTGATGGCCGATGTACGCAGTGCCACCGGGCTCAAGTACTTCACGCTCGCTTTCGTGATCAGCGACGGCAGCTGCAACGCCACCTTCCACGGCAACACGAACATCGCCGACGCCTCCTGGCAGAGTGCGGTCAACGGCCTCCGCTCGGCCGGCGGCGACGTGATCGCCTCCTTCGGCGGCGCGGCCGGCACCGAGCTCGGCCAGGCCTGTACGAGCGTCTCCGCGCTGCAGGCCCAGTACAAGCGGGTCGTCGACACCCTGAACCTGGCCCGGATCGACCTCGACATCGAGGGCTCCGCGCTGAACGACACGGCCGCCAACGACCGCCGCAACCAGGCGCTGGCCGCCCTCCAGCAGCAGTACGCGGCGGCGGGCAAGCGGCTCGCGGTGAACTACACGCTGCCGGTCAGCCCGTCCGGCCTGGAGTCCAACTCGATCAGCCTGCTGAACAACGCCAAGAGCCGCGGCCTGGACGTCAACATGGTCAACATCATGACCATGGACTACGGCCCGGCCATGGACATGGGGCAGGCCGCGATCAACGCCGCCAACGGCCTGCACACCCAGCTCGGCCAGATCTGGACGGGCAGGACCTCCGACCAGCTGTGGGCGATGGAGGGCAACACCCCGATGATCGGCGTCAACGACACCACCGCGGAGGTCTTCACCACCGGCAACGCCGCCGCCCTGGAGTCCTTCGCCGCCTCGCACGGCATCCAGCAGCTCGCCTTCTGGGCGATCGGCCGCGACAAGGCCTGCGCCACCAACGGGACGCTCTCCGACTCGTGCAGCGGTACCCCGCAGTCCCCGTACCAGTTCACCAGGACCTTCGACGCGCTCACCGGCGGCACCACCCCGCCGCCCACCGGCCGCACCGGCCGGATCACCGGCTACGGCGGCAAGTGTGTGGACGTCGCGGCCGCGAACAGCGCCAACGGCACCGCGATCCAGCTGTACGACTGCAACGGCACCACCGCGCAGACCTGGACGGTCGGCACCGACGGCACGATCCGCGCCCTCGGCAAGTGCATGGACGTCACCGCCGCCGGCACCGCCAACGGCACCCAGGTGCAGCTCTACGACTGCAACGGCACCGGCGCCCAGCAGTGGCAGGCCCGCGCCGACCGGACCCTGGTGAACCCCGCCTCCGGCCGCTGCCTGGACACCACCGGGCCCAGCTCCGCCAACGGCACCCGGCTGCAGATCTGGGACTGCTTCGCCGGCGCCAACCAGCAGTGGACCCTGCCGGCCTGA
- a CDS encoding succinate dehydrogenase subunit B: MNLTLRIWRQAGPDEPGGFTTYQVGEISPDMSFLEMLDTLNETLVLRGEEPVAFDHDCREGICGACGMVIDGQAHGPQPTTTCQLHMRHFEDGATVDVEPWRAAAFPVVKDLVVDRTALDRVIGAGGYITAPTGSAPEAHATPVPKEAADAAFEHAACIGCGACVAACPNGSAMLFTAAKVVHLNLLPQGAPERSSRVRGMVGAMDAEDFGGCTNTGECATACPKGIPLSAISALNREFLRSTLR, translated from the coding sequence ATGAACCTCACCCTGCGGATCTGGCGGCAGGCCGGTCCGGACGAGCCCGGCGGATTCACCACGTACCAGGTCGGCGAGATCAGCCCGGACATGTCCTTCCTGGAGATGCTGGACACCCTCAACGAGACGCTGGTGCTGCGCGGCGAGGAGCCGGTCGCCTTCGACCACGACTGCCGCGAGGGCATCTGCGGCGCCTGCGGCATGGTCATCGACGGGCAGGCGCACGGCCCGCAGCCGACCACCACCTGCCAGCTGCACATGCGGCACTTCGAGGACGGCGCCACGGTTGACGTGGAACCGTGGCGGGCGGCGGCCTTCCCGGTCGTCAAGGACCTGGTGGTGGACCGCACGGCGCTGGACCGGGTGATCGGCGCGGGCGGCTACATCACCGCGCCGACCGGCAGCGCGCCGGAGGCGCACGCCACGCCGGTGCCCAAGGAGGCGGCGGACGCGGCCTTCGAGCACGCGGCCTGCATCGGCTGCGGTGCCTGCGTGGCGGCCTGCCCGAACGGCTCGGCGATGCTGTTCACGGCGGCGAAGGTGGTCCACCTCAACCTGCTGCCGCAGGGCGCGCCGGAGCGGTCGAGCCGGGTGCGCGGCATGGTCGGGGCGATGGACGCCGAGGACTTCGGCGGCTGCACCAACACCGGCGAGTGCGCCACGGCCTGCCCCAAGGGCATCCCGCTGTCGGCGATCTCGGCGCTGAACAGGGAGTTCCTGCGGAGCACCCTCCGGTGA